A genomic window from Silene latifolia isolate original U9 population chromosome Y, ASM4854445v1, whole genome shotgun sequence includes:
- the LOC141632984 gene encoding LOW QUALITY PROTEIN: proliferating cell nuclear antigen-like (The sequence of the model RefSeq protein was modified relative to this genomic sequence to represent the inferred CDS: inserted 1 base in 1 codon; substituted 1 base at 1 genomic stop codon): protein MLLNVDHREKKGSLMVFNAGGSYEMNVSMCFFLALTDALAIYPSTQNKISDIEMKLMDIDSDHLGIPEAEYDAIVKMPSSDFATICSHFVTIRDTGFVTVTITVSKEGVTFSTRGDIGSGNTTFRQNTSIEKPEDVVIVEMKEPVVLTFALKYMTTFAKATSLSSQVTISLSSDMPVXVDXKIAEMGHIRYYLAPKIEEEDLETNTQPETTTRRETRTETRAEPQEEAMPLAITGTKEENGVEDEVVKDSQVKMETETEAEMKLKVEKKFVKAEVIAVEDECMMETEFGEEIKPEVDATEPKAEIEVMEIQ from the exons ATGTTGCTCAATGTCGATCATCGTGAGAAGAAGGGAAGTCTTATGGTTTTTAATGCAGGTGGAAGCTACGAAATGAATGTGTCGATGTGTTTCTTTTTGGCTTTAACTGATGCTTTGGCCATTTATCCTTCAA CTCAAAATAAGATATCAGATATCGAGATGAAGCTAATGGACATTGACAGTGATCATTTGGGTATTCCAGAGGCTGAATATGATGCCATTGTTAAAATGCCATCATCTGATTTCGCTACTATATGTTCACACTTTGTCACAATTAGGGATACTG GTTTTGTGACAGTTACCATTACCGTATCAAAGGAAGGTGTGACTTTCTCTACCAGAGGTGACATTGGATCTGGAAACACTACCTTCAGACAGAACACCTCCATCGAAAAG CCAGAGGATGTTGTTATTGTTGAGATGAAGGAACCAGTGGTATTGACCTTTGCCTTGAAGTACATGACTACATTCGCTAAAGCGACGTCTCTCTCTAGCCAAGTGACCATAAGCTTATCCTCGGATATGCCCG GTGTGGATTAAAAGATTGCTGAAATGGGCCACATCAGGTACTACCTTGCTCCCAAGATAGAGGAAGAGGACTTGGAGACCAACACTCAGCCTGAAACCACCACTAGACGTGAAACTAGAACTGAAACCCGGGCTGAACCACAGGAAGAAGCAATGCCTTTGGCTATTACAGGCACAAAGGAGGAAAATGGGGTTGAAGATGAAGTTGTCAAAGATTCTCAGGTCAAGATGGAAACCGAGACTGAAGCTGAGATGAAGCTTAAAGTAGAGAAAAAGTTCGTGAAAGCAGAAGTAATAGCAGTGGAAGATGAATGTATGATGGAAACTGAGTTCGGAGAGGAAATAAAGCCGGAAGTGGATGCAACAGAACcaaaggctgaaattgaagtcaTGGAAATTCAGTAG
- the LOC141632985 gene encoding putative F-box protein At3g61730 codes for MRMMWIEIAKYLDGKSLVKLASTCKWFFKVFTEECIWKYACLRDLGMPDPGDVSFKWKNIYASAFDGTHSYLFRQHEKHIEWMRIGAFFLESPAALLTGKLMFPRRIEDIIEKMLESSGLCEITNIKTGIWIADLQLLHCPVLMIYYFDTDDHDHRFHYVMNVLCNQSVIEIFFCRIRTMLVLDTRHFELFLSQGYQNGSWNFGQVGSHEIEGVVDVASGAIIDSEHLKDAATASKN; via the exons ATGAGGATGATGTGGATAGAGATAGCAAAGTACTTAGACGGAAAGTCACTGGTGAAGCTCGCAAGTACCTGCAAATGGTTCTTCAAAGTCTTCACAGAAGAATGCATCTGGAAATACGCTTGCCTACGTGATCTTGGCATGCCTGATCCAGGGGATGTGTCTTTCAAGTGGAAAAACATCTATGCATCAGCTTTTG ATGGTACTCACTCATACCTCTTTCGCCAGCACGAGAAACACATTG AATGGATGCGTATTGGTGCCTTTTTCCTGGAGTCACCTGCAGCACTCTTAACCGGAAAGCTGATGTTTCCAAGAAGAATTGAGGATATTATCGAAAAGATGCTGGAATCCAGTGGCTTATGTGAGATCACCAACATCAAAACTGGAATCTGGATTGCTG ATCTGCAGCTCCTTCATTGCCCTGTGTTAATGATTTACTACTTCGATACTGATGATCATGATCACAGGTTTCATTATGTCATGAATGTGCTCTGCAACCAGTCTGTGATAGAAATCTTTTTCTGTAGAATAC GGACGATGCTAGTGTTAGATACAAGGCACTTCGAGCTCTTTCTAAGTCAGGGTTACCAAAATGGAAGTTGGAACTTCGGACAAGTCGGTTCACACGAGATCGAAGGAGTTGTTGATGTAGCTTCCGGGGCAATCATTGATTCGGAGCACCTAAAGGACGCTGCAACTGCGAGTAAAAACTAG